ggtggctcacgcctgtaatcccagcactttgggaggccaaggcagacggatcacctgaggtcaggagttcaaggtcagcctgaccaagattgtgaaaccctgtctctactaaaaatacaaaagaaaagatcttgtggaaaaaaaattcaccgggcgtctgtaatcccagctactcaggaggctgaggcaggagaatcgcttgaatccgggaggtggaggttgcagtgagccgagatcgtgccattgcactccagcctgggcgacaagaatgagactccgtctcaataataataatattaataacaagaggccgggcacggtggctcacgcctgtaatcccaacactttgggaggctgagacgggcggatcacgaggtcaggagatcgagaccatcctggctaatacggtgaaaccccgtctctactaaaaacacaaaaaattagcagggcttggtggtgggcacctgtagtcccagctaagggggaggctggggcaggagaatggcgtgaacctgggaggcggagcttgcagtgagtcaagatcgagCCTGGAcgaaagagagagactccgtctcgaataataataacaaacataACAGAGTATAAAGCAAAAGCCTTTTTCAGTCCTCCTCCAACCCTGAACTCCTCCCCAGATGTCACCAATACTACTGAGTTTGGGGTGCATTCTTCCATATATAAATGGATAAAGAGACATATCCAAGTCCATCCTATATATTAGATtagtcccattttgcagatgagcaaaCTGCACCACACAGAGGTGGAAGTATTTGTGGAAGACCACACAGCCGGCAAGTGCTGGAGCTGAGATTCAAAACCAGATCACTCTGACTCAGAAGTCAGCACGGTGTCCTTCCGCTGAGTCCCGAGTGTAAAACCTTACTGAGGGAAAAACCCAAGCTCACAGAAGTCCCAGCAATCGGAACCACAGGGTTCACTGCCCAACACGGGAGAGGTAGGAGTGACTGAGCTTGCAGGTGAGGCTGCGTGGAGGAGAGAGCCTGGACCCACGCCGATCCGGGGCCGCGGGCACCTCCGTCCAGGGCGCCGCCCTCCCGGACCAGCGGCTCTCCCAGGCCGCCTAGCTCCAGGCGCCCCTGGAGGCCGCCCGCGTCGCGCCGCGCCGCGCTCGCACCGCTCACCCGAGCCACTCGGAGGCCCGGGCTGCTTAAGTCCCTAATCCCAGCCGGGCACGAGGACAGCGCTCGGGAGCGACCGCAGCCTCCGACCCCGGCTGGGCCCGCCAGGGTTTCTGCTCACGCAGCCGTCCGGGGGCGCCCGGCGCGCAGCCCCGGGTGGGTGGTCCTGGCGAGCGGGACTGCGAGGCCGACCGTCCCCTCCCCGGGACCGCCAAGGGGCGCGGGCTGGGGCGCGtggcgggcggggcgggggcgggcgcGAGGGCGGAGTCGCGGCCGAGGCTGCGGTGTCCGGAGCACGGCTCAGGGGCCGCAGTGGCCGCCGCGGAGCGAGGCTGCCTGGAGAGAGCGTCCGGGCGCAGAAGGGTTAACGGGCCACCGGGGCGCGCAGAGCAGGTAGAGACCTCCCCGAGACCCCGGCCCCGGCCGCCCCTCTCCCGGGTCCCGTTAGACCGCCAGCCCCGCGCGCCCGCGTCGTCCCCTCTCCCTGCGCTGTGCGGTCGGTCGCGCCCCCGCCACGACCCCGGCCCCAGCTCCGGTGGCCTCGGACGATCTTCCAGCCCCTGGGGTCGAATTCCTGGGGAGGGGGTCTGATCCTGTGGAACTCTGGCCCCATCACCCGGGCGAGGAGTGAGCCAAAATTCCTCCTAAGTCACACAGTAAAGTTGGAAAACAGACCCACGACCTCCCCGCGCGGGCAGCGCCTCCTGCCTTCTCCCTAGGAGGGTGCTCTCGGACGGTGTGCCCCCCGCCCCCCTACTGCAACTCCTGGAGTTGGAGGACAGGGTCGCCGCGAGGGACGCAGGTGGGTGCCCTTGATCCAGTTCAGTCCGATGACAGAAGAGGttgacaaaaaagaaagacaccTGTTGGGGTGGCCTGCCAGACCCAGGAGCGGAGGGCTCCATGAGGGCCAGGGAATTCGGACTCAGGACAGGGATTCTCCGTGGCTAGCCCAGAAACATAGGGTCGAGCCACTCTCCAGCAGGGAGACCGGGGGGTGAAGGAGTGAGCCCTGCGCAGGTCTCTGTTCCTTGGTCTTCACTGGGCAGTGTGGAGAGGTGTGGCCCGGAGGAGCCCACGTTTGTCCAGACCAAGGTCTATTCTGGCACCAACCTCTGACCTCTCCTTTCCTCGTCCTGAGCCGTGAACGACACCAAATGAGGGACATGGAAAGGGGTGAGAAGCACAAATGTGCGTGTGTTTCTGCAGAGGAGGGGGCATGGGCCCCTGCCGGGCTGCGcaggggagggtggggtgggactTTTCCAGAGAGGGAGCCAGGCCTGGCCCGGGCCCCGGGAGCTCACGTCACCCCCACCCCTCACTTCTCCAGGGAACTGCCAAAGCCAAACCCAGCTCGGGACGGGATTATGTGTACTGGGTAGACCCGTGGAGAGGGGCGGTGAGatctgggtggcagagagaaacagaggcagagagggcATGGAGAGGGGTTGGCGTCAGAGAAGGGGCTGGCAGTGACCATCAccccctttcttcttccctcagcTGGAGTAACAGAGTCAGGCAGAGGCTGAACACTTGGGTGGAACATGGGCCCTTCTCTGGAGACCCTGACCTCCCCCGTTCAGTCAGGGTGGAGTTGCTGACCTCAGTGGCCGGCCCAGCCAGGGGAATGAGTGGCCATCGGCAACCCCCTCCCCAACCCTAAACCGTGAGGCACGCCCGCTCTGGCTCAGCCACCCTGACCCCTCCCTCAAATTTTGAGCCCTAGGTCTCAGGGAGGGCAGTGGGGCTCAGTGTCTGCCCCCAGGCacattccttcccttctcttggtCATTTTCTGCCCCAGAGCTGGCCCACCTCAGCAATTCGAGGGCTCCCTGGATTCCTTTCCCGGGTGCCTTTCAGATCCaacagaaacagatttttttttttcctggaaagcAGACCTAAGAGTGGGATGAGGAGCAGGGGTGGGAAGGCCTCTAAGTGAGAAGGGGGCAAGGAGAGTCAGGCTTTGTGGCTGGAGAGGGTTCCAAGCCTCACCTCTCCAGTGTTCAAAGCTGAACTTCAGATGGACTTCCTGGCTCTTCAGAATGAGAGACCTGTGGCTGGGGCATGAGGCAGCCCTGGCTGCACCTCTCCTTCCCGCTTCCCCAGCTGGTAGAGCCACACAGGAAACAAGCCCTCACTGAACCAATGCCAGATGCTGACACCCAGAGTGGGTGTTACATTGCCGGCTTCTTctctagagattttttttttttttttttttttttgagacggagtcttgctctgtcgcccaggctggagtgcagtggctggatctcagctcactgcaagctctgcctcccgggtttacgccattctcctgcctcagcctcccgagcagctggggctacaggcgcctgccaccacgcccggctagttttttgtattttttagtagagatggggtttcaccgtgttagccaggatggtctcgatctcctgacctcgtgatccgcccgtctcggcctcccaaagtgctgggattacaggcttgagccaccgttcTCTAGAGATTAAACAGTCAACCCATTTAGCTTATCCCTTGGCCAAAAGTGTGTGAGATGTGCCTGGATGTTCTGGCACATCTCTTCcacagaagggaagagaaagccGGTAGGCAAGTAGGACAGAGAGATGGCTGGGGAAGGTCTGCTTTCTGGAAGACCCAAGGACAGGGCTTCTGGTGGGTCCTCAGAAAGAGTGGTGCATCCTCAGTGGAGCCTTCCTCCTCTACTTTCTAGGCACCTCTGGGAGGGCAGGAGTGGGAGCAGATGACAACCATTTTAGAAGGAGCcctctggctgggtgcggtggctcacacttgctatcccagcactttgggaggccaaggcaggagaagcgcttgaggccaggagttcgagatcagcctgtgcAATTTAGCTGGatcccgtctccaccaaaaaatacaaaaatgagctgggtgtggtggtgcacgcatgtagtcccacctactcaggaggctgaggaggaaggagagcctgtgagtttgaggctacaatgagctttggtggcaccattgcactccagcctggatgagagtgagatctccatctcaaaaaaaaaaaaaaaaaaaaaaaaaagccgtttGTATGTGCCTGAGCCGGCCTAGAAACAGTCTCTAGGTAGGATTTGGGGAGGAGCTAAGAAGCCCCTACAGGGCCCAGGGGTGGGGACTGAGCCttagttggaaggctgaggtcagCCCCTGACCATGTAGCCTCTACAGATGGACAAGGCAGTGAtcctccctgctcccaccctgAGGATCCTAAAGGGGTGGGCCAGTCTCACCACCTCCTCCACTCTCTGATCTATCCTCCCAGCCCCAAGCTCTCTGGACACTGGAGAGGTAACCACCAGGCTTCTGTCCCTGCAGAGAGCACCCTCCACGCCCAGATGCCTGCGTAGTTTTTGTGACCAGTCCGCTCCTCCCTTGCCCTGGGGCAGTAGAGGGGGGAATGATGGAGAACTGGGCAGGCAGGTGAGAGAAGGGGCCCTGGGTGGGTGGGAACGGGGGTTGCTGGGACGGCTTCGTGTCTGGAAGTGAGGGAAGGAGGACCactgggaggggcaggggaagTGATGAGTAACTTCTGCTTTCTGAGAAGTTGGTAGTCAGGATATGGGGAACCTGGGGGCGGAGGGTGGTGTTGCAACACCCCCTCTGGCTCCAGTCTGACGTCCCTCCCCTGGCCTTTGGTTTGCAGGCCCTGGCTgtatctgctgctgctgctgcttctgtccCTCCCTCAGCTCTGCCTGGATCAGGAGGTGAGCTTTGGACAAGTGAGCAGCTGCAGCCTGCCTGCCACCCTTTCATCTCCCCCTGGGCTCCCACCCCATCTCTCCAGGCCACGCCTCCTTTCCCCACAGCCCATCCACCTCCCCTGCCAACTCCACAGTTACTTGCCTCACAGCACCAAGAGGCTGAGGTGTAGTTCTCCCTCTGCTGCTGAATGTGACCTTGGACTAGTAGCGACTCCGTGAGCCCCAGCGTTGGTCTAGATGGACGCTCTCGACAGTTCCCTCTAATCCTTCCAATTCTGTCTGACCTTTTTCTCTATATAGGTGTTGTCCGGACACTCTCTTCAGACACCTACAGAGGAGGGCCAGGGCCTCGAAGGTGTCTGGGGACCTTGGGTCCAGTGGGCCTCTTGCTCCCAGCCCTGCGGGGTGGGGGTGCAGCGCAGGAGCCGGACATGTCAGCTCCCTACAGTGCAGCTCCGCCCGAGTCTGCCCCTCCCTCCCCGGCCCCCAAGACATCCAGAAGCCCTCCTCCCCCGGGGCCAGGGTCCCAGACCCCAGACTTCTCCAGAAACCCTCCCCTTGTACAGGACACAGTCTCGGGGAAGGGGTGGCCCACTTCGAGGTCCTGCTTCCCACCTAGGGAGAGAGGAGACCCAGGAGATTCAAGCGGCCAGGAGGTGAGAGGCCTGGGTGGAAGAGGTGGGCCTTGGGCAAGGTGGGGGCTTAGCAAGAAGGAAAGGGGAGCACGGGTGACTTTGGAGGGCTTGTCTTTGGTGCCAGGAAGTAAACTGGGGAAACAGGGTCAGAGGTGGTCAGAGCTGTGCCCCCACATCTGAAACACCTTCTCAGGTCCCGGCTTCGAGACCCCATCAAGCCAGGAATGTTCGGTTATGGGAGAGTGCCCTTTGCATTGCCACTGCACCGGAACCGCAGGCACCCTCGGAGGCCACCCAGATCTGAGCTGTCCCTGATATCTTCTAGAGGGGAAGAGCCCATTCCATCCCCTACTCCAAGAGCAGAGCCATTCTCCACAAACGGCAGCCCCCAAACTGAGCTCCCTCCCACAGAACTGTCTGTCCACACCCCATCCCCCCAAGCAGAACCTCTAAGCCCTGAAACTGCTCAGACAGAGGTGGCTACCAGAACCAGGCCTGCCCCCCCACAGCACCACCCCAGAGCCCAGGCCTCTGGCACAGAGCCCCCCTCACCCACACACTCCTTAGGAGAAGGTGGCTTCTTCCGTGCATCCCCTCAGCCACGAAGGCCAAGTTCCCAGGGATGGGCCAGTCCCCAGGTAGCAGGGAGACGCCCTGATCCTTTCCCTTCAGTCCCTCGGGGCCGAGGCCAGCAGGGCCAGGGGCCTTGGGGAATGGGGGGGACTCCTCACGGGCACCGCCTGGAGCCTGACCCTCAGCACCCGGACAGCTGGCTGCCCCTGCTGAGCAACGGCCCCCATGCCAGCTCCCTCTGGAGCCTCTTTGCTCCCAGTAGCCCTATCCCAAGGTGTTCTGGGGAGAGTGAGCAGCTGAGAGCCTGCAGCCAAGCGGTGAGTCTCCTCAGGTCTCCCCTCCCAACCCCGACCTCCAGTGTGGCCTCCCCGCCCTGAAGCTGGGCCCTCAGCTTCTTCTCGGCACCTGAGGGAGAAGGGCCTTGGCATCTGACCACCTCAGGGCAGGGGTCTTGGAGCTCTTCCGCTGACCTGATCCTCCCGCCTGCGCCCCAGGTTCAGCCCTGACCTTACCCTCATTTTGCTCCCCAGCTCTGACTCCTTTGTACCCCTCACCGCAGCCCTGCCCCCGCGAGCAGCCAGACCCCCGGGCCCTGCAGTGCGCGGCCTTTAACTCCCAGGAATTCATGGGCCAGCTGTACCAGTGGGAGCCCTTCACC
The genomic region above belongs to Piliocolobus tephrosceles isolate RC106 chromosome 1, ASM277652v3, whole genome shotgun sequence and contains:
- the LOC111543616 gene encoding LOW QUALITY PROTEIN: uncharacterized protein LOC111543616 (The sequence of the model RefSeq protein was modified relative to this genomic sequence to represent the inferred CDS: inserted 3 bases in 2 codons; deleted 3 bases in 2 codons; substituted 2 bases at 2 genomic stop codons); the protein is MCVCFCRGGGMGPCRAAQGRVGWDFSREGARPGPGPGSSRHPHPSLLQGTAKAKPSSGRDYVYWVDPWRGAVXDLGGREKQRQRGHGEGLASEKGLAVTITPFLLPSAGVXRVRQRLNTWVEHGPFSGDPDLPRSVRVELLTSVAGPARGMSGHRQPPPQPXTVRRPLWLSHPDPSLKFXALGLREGSGAQCLPPGTFLPFSWSFSAPELAHLSNSRAPWIPFPGAFQIQQKQIFFFLESRPKSGMRSRGGKASK